Proteins encoded by one window of Conger conger chromosome 1, fConCon1.1, whole genome shotgun sequence:
- the LOC133135273 gene encoding 5'-3' exonuclease PLD4 isoform X1, whose translation MTFLLSCVECFGLGLLVNKLVGYCAHVLFLGFIATDSFIIEAFKVLCRFILKDRYKKTRMSSPYKDLHDNYVPNRWSSSRRGTLAIIVLLMIIGSIPLMEQWRGSKVSLRLGDHDEAKVEGNTLNVPVSDEQSRLVLTESIPLYMTYDANATFGTPLYEAWKDLLVMATERVDVASFYWSLTGNDIMVNSSTDLPGRDILELFGDLTLRNVSIRVANSIPSVALNSTDLQILRRKGVHVKKVNFGLLTKGILHTKLWIIDMKHIYIGSANMDWRSLTQVKELGVVIYNCSQLAEDLQKIFRSYWVLGHHNASIPDPWPSDFDTTINKDYPLLVNMSGVPSRVYITGSPPSFCPAGRTRDLDAILSIIEGAEHFIDVAVMEYFPTSRFTHPRSYWPTIENALKRSAFNRHVTVRLLISCGRDTDPEMLPFLQSLNALHLPTENIGIEVKLFIVPVGNQSDIPYSRVNHNKYMVTDKVAYIGTSNWSADYFTTTAGVAIVVSQDAPHPSLVEQMLQVQLRGAFDRDWHSHFTVALSDLGQNPDCAFSEAFGD comes from the exons ATGACATTTCTACTTTCGTGCGTGGAATGTTTTGGTTTGGGGTTGCTGGTTAACAAACTTGTAGGCTACTGCGCACACGTGCTGTTTCTCGGTTTCATTGCAACTGATAGTTTCATTATTGAAGCTTTTAAGGTACTTTGTCGATTTATTTTAAAGGATAggtacaaaaaaacaagaatgtcCTCACCATATAAGGATTTACATGACAATTACGTTCCTAATCGATGG AGCTCCAGTAGGCGTGGAACTTTAGCCATTATTGTCTTGTTGATGATAATAGGTAGTATTCCTCTTATGGAGCAATGGAGAGGATCTAAAGTAAGTCTACGACTTGGAGACCACGATGAAGCCAAGGTGGAGGGGAATACATTGAATGTTCCTGTGTCTGATGAGCAAAGCAG GTTGGTTCTTACTGAGAGTATACCGCTTTATATGACATATGATGCTAATGCCACCTTTGGAACTCCCCTGTATGAGGCATGGAAAGACCTCCTGGTCATGGCGACAGAGAGGGTCGATGTAGCCTCTTTCTACTGGTCCCTTACTGGCAATGATATCATGGTCAACTCTTCCACTGACTTACCT GGAAGGGATATACTGGAGCTGTTTGGGGACCTGACACTGAGGAATGTGTCCATACGTGTGGCCAACAGCATTCCCTCTGTGGCGCTGAACTCTACAGATCTGCAGATTCTCAGGCGTAAAG GAGTCCATGTCAAGAAGGTGAATTTTGGGCTTTTAACAAAAGGTATACTTCACACCAAACTATGGATCATAGACAtgaaacatatttacattggAAGTGCGAACATGGACTGGAGATCATTAACACAG GTGAAAGAACTTGGAGTGGTCATATACAACTGCTCCCAATTGGCTGAGGACCTCCAAAAGATCTTCCGGTCATACTGGGTGCTTGGCCATCACAATGCCTCCATCCCAGACCCCTGGCCCTCTGATTTTGACACCACCATCAACAAAGATTACCCCCTGCTGGTGAATATGAGTGGTGTCCCCAGCAGGGTCTACATTACT ggctctcctccctctttctgccCTGCTGGTAGAACTAGGGATTTGGATGCCATTCTTTCTATAATCGAGGGGGCAGAGCATTTCATTGATGTGGCTGTCATGGAGTACTTCCCCACATCTCGTTTCACTCACCCCCGAAG CTACTGGCCCACCATCGAAAATGCACTGAAGCGGTCAGCTTTTAACCGTCATGTTACAGTCCGCCTCCTGATCAGCTGTGGAAGAGATACAGATCCGGAGATGTTGCCCTTCCTGCAGTCCCTCAATGCCCTGCACCTGCCCACTGAGAACATTGGCATTGAAGTG aaaCTCTTCATAGTGCCAGTGGGGAACCAATCAGATATCCCCTACTCCAGAGTCAATCACAATAAATATATGGTGACAGATAAAGTGGCATATATTG GAACATCTAACTGGTCAGCCGACTACTTCACCACAACAGCAGGGGTGGCGATTGTGGTCTCCCAGGATGCACCTCACCCAAGCTTGGTGGAACAGATGCTGCAGGTGCAGCTGAGAGGAGCATTTGACCGGGACTGGCACTCTCACTTCACTGTCGCTCTGTCTGACCTGGGCCAGAATCCTGACTGTGCATTCTCTGAAGCATTTGGAGACTGA
- the srp14 gene encoding signal recognition particle 14 kDa protein — protein MVLLENDSFLTELTRLFQKCRTTGSVYITLKKYDGRTKPVPRKGNPENFEPVDNKCLIRASVGKKKISTVVSSKEVNKFQMAYSNLLRAHMDGLKKKDKKSKSKKSKATQ, from the exons ATGGTGCTTCTCGAGAATGACTCG TTCTTGACAGAGCTGACAAGACTGTTTCAAAAATGCCGgacaacaggaagtgtttacatcacattaaagaAAT ATGATGGGAGAACCAAACCAGTGCCGAGGAAAGGCAACCCAGAGAATTTTGAACCCGTTGACAACAAATGTCTTATCCGCGCCTCAGTTGGAAAGAAGAAAATTAGCACAGTG GTCAGTAGTAAAGAAGTCAATAAATTCCAGATG GCCTACTCCAACCTGCTTAGGGCACACATGGATGGGCTGAAGAAGAAGGACAAGAAGAGCAAAAGTAAGAAGAGCAAGGCGACCCAGTGA
- the LOC133135273 gene encoding 5'-3' exonuclease PLD4 isoform X2, with protein MSSPYKDLHDNYVPNRWSSSRRGTLAIIVLLMIIGSIPLMEQWRGSKVSLRLGDHDEAKVEGNTLNVPVSDEQSRLVLTESIPLYMTYDANATFGTPLYEAWKDLLVMATERVDVASFYWSLTGNDIMVNSSTDLPGRDILELFGDLTLRNVSIRVANSIPSVALNSTDLQILRRKGVHVKKVNFGLLTKGILHTKLWIIDMKHIYIGSANMDWRSLTQVKELGVVIYNCSQLAEDLQKIFRSYWVLGHHNASIPDPWPSDFDTTINKDYPLLVNMSGVPSRVYITGSPPSFCPAGRTRDLDAILSIIEGAEHFIDVAVMEYFPTSRFTHPRSYWPTIENALKRSAFNRHVTVRLLISCGRDTDPEMLPFLQSLNALHLPTENIGIEVKLFIVPVGNQSDIPYSRVNHNKYMVTDKVAYIGTSNWSADYFTTTAGVAIVVSQDAPHPSLVEQMLQVQLRGAFDRDWHSHFTVALSDLGQNPDCAFSEAFGD; from the exons atgtcCTCACCATATAAGGATTTACATGACAATTACGTTCCTAATCGATGG AGCTCCAGTAGGCGTGGAACTTTAGCCATTATTGTCTTGTTGATGATAATAGGTAGTATTCCTCTTATGGAGCAATGGAGAGGATCTAAAGTAAGTCTACGACTTGGAGACCACGATGAAGCCAAGGTGGAGGGGAATACATTGAATGTTCCTGTGTCTGATGAGCAAAGCAG GTTGGTTCTTACTGAGAGTATACCGCTTTATATGACATATGATGCTAATGCCACCTTTGGAACTCCCCTGTATGAGGCATGGAAAGACCTCCTGGTCATGGCGACAGAGAGGGTCGATGTAGCCTCTTTCTACTGGTCCCTTACTGGCAATGATATCATGGTCAACTCTTCCACTGACTTACCT GGAAGGGATATACTGGAGCTGTTTGGGGACCTGACACTGAGGAATGTGTCCATACGTGTGGCCAACAGCATTCCCTCTGTGGCGCTGAACTCTACAGATCTGCAGATTCTCAGGCGTAAAG GAGTCCATGTCAAGAAGGTGAATTTTGGGCTTTTAACAAAAGGTATACTTCACACCAAACTATGGATCATAGACAtgaaacatatttacattggAAGTGCGAACATGGACTGGAGATCATTAACACAG GTGAAAGAACTTGGAGTGGTCATATACAACTGCTCCCAATTGGCTGAGGACCTCCAAAAGATCTTCCGGTCATACTGGGTGCTTGGCCATCACAATGCCTCCATCCCAGACCCCTGGCCCTCTGATTTTGACACCACCATCAACAAAGATTACCCCCTGCTGGTGAATATGAGTGGTGTCCCCAGCAGGGTCTACATTACT ggctctcctccctctttctgccCTGCTGGTAGAACTAGGGATTTGGATGCCATTCTTTCTATAATCGAGGGGGCAGAGCATTTCATTGATGTGGCTGTCATGGAGTACTTCCCCACATCTCGTTTCACTCACCCCCGAAG CTACTGGCCCACCATCGAAAATGCACTGAAGCGGTCAGCTTTTAACCGTCATGTTACAGTCCGCCTCCTGATCAGCTGTGGAAGAGATACAGATCCGGAGATGTTGCCCTTCCTGCAGTCCCTCAATGCCCTGCACCTGCCCACTGAGAACATTGGCATTGAAGTG aaaCTCTTCATAGTGCCAGTGGGGAACCAATCAGATATCCCCTACTCCAGAGTCAATCACAATAAATATATGGTGACAGATAAAGTGGCATATATTG GAACATCTAACTGGTCAGCCGACTACTTCACCACAACAGCAGGGGTGGCGATTGTGGTCTCCCAGGATGCACCTCACCCAAGCTTGGTGGAACAGATGCTGCAGGTGCAGCTGAGAGGAGCATTTGACCGGGACTGGCACTCTCACTTCACTGTCGCTCTGTCTGACCTGGGCCAGAATCCTGACTGTGCATTCTCTGAAGCATTTGGAGACTGA
- the LOC133135273 gene encoding 5'-3' exonuclease PLD4 isoform X3 has protein sequence MIIGSIPLMEQWRGSKVSLRLGDHDEAKVEGNTLNVPVSDEQSRLVLTESIPLYMTYDANATFGTPLYEAWKDLLVMATERVDVASFYWSLTGNDIMVNSSTDLPGRDILELFGDLTLRNVSIRVANSIPSVALNSTDLQILRRKGVHVKKVNFGLLTKGILHTKLWIIDMKHIYIGSANMDWRSLTQVKELGVVIYNCSQLAEDLQKIFRSYWVLGHHNASIPDPWPSDFDTTINKDYPLLVNMSGVPSRVYITGSPPSFCPAGRTRDLDAILSIIEGAEHFIDVAVMEYFPTSRFTHPRSYWPTIENALKRSAFNRHVTVRLLISCGRDTDPEMLPFLQSLNALHLPTENIGIEVKLFIVPVGNQSDIPYSRVNHNKYMVTDKVAYIGTSNWSADYFTTTAGVAIVVSQDAPHPSLVEQMLQVQLRGAFDRDWHSHFTVALSDLGQNPDCAFSEAFGD, from the exons ATGATAATAGGTAGTATTCCTCTTATGGAGCAATGGAGAGGATCTAAAGTAAGTCTACGACTTGGAGACCACGATGAAGCCAAGGTGGAGGGGAATACATTGAATGTTCCTGTGTCTGATGAGCAAAGCAG GTTGGTTCTTACTGAGAGTATACCGCTTTATATGACATATGATGCTAATGCCACCTTTGGAACTCCCCTGTATGAGGCATGGAAAGACCTCCTGGTCATGGCGACAGAGAGGGTCGATGTAGCCTCTTTCTACTGGTCCCTTACTGGCAATGATATCATGGTCAACTCTTCCACTGACTTACCT GGAAGGGATATACTGGAGCTGTTTGGGGACCTGACACTGAGGAATGTGTCCATACGTGTGGCCAACAGCATTCCCTCTGTGGCGCTGAACTCTACAGATCTGCAGATTCTCAGGCGTAAAG GAGTCCATGTCAAGAAGGTGAATTTTGGGCTTTTAACAAAAGGTATACTTCACACCAAACTATGGATCATAGACAtgaaacatatttacattggAAGTGCGAACATGGACTGGAGATCATTAACACAG GTGAAAGAACTTGGAGTGGTCATATACAACTGCTCCCAATTGGCTGAGGACCTCCAAAAGATCTTCCGGTCATACTGGGTGCTTGGCCATCACAATGCCTCCATCCCAGACCCCTGGCCCTCTGATTTTGACACCACCATCAACAAAGATTACCCCCTGCTGGTGAATATGAGTGGTGTCCCCAGCAGGGTCTACATTACT ggctctcctccctctttctgccCTGCTGGTAGAACTAGGGATTTGGATGCCATTCTTTCTATAATCGAGGGGGCAGAGCATTTCATTGATGTGGCTGTCATGGAGTACTTCCCCACATCTCGTTTCACTCACCCCCGAAG CTACTGGCCCACCATCGAAAATGCACTGAAGCGGTCAGCTTTTAACCGTCATGTTACAGTCCGCCTCCTGATCAGCTGTGGAAGAGATACAGATCCGGAGATGTTGCCCTTCCTGCAGTCCCTCAATGCCCTGCACCTGCCCACTGAGAACATTGGCATTGAAGTG aaaCTCTTCATAGTGCCAGTGGGGAACCAATCAGATATCCCCTACTCCAGAGTCAATCACAATAAATATATGGTGACAGATAAAGTGGCATATATTG GAACATCTAACTGGTCAGCCGACTACTTCACCACAACAGCAGGGGTGGCGATTGTGGTCTCCCAGGATGCACCTCACCCAAGCTTGGTGGAACAGATGCTGCAGGTGCAGCTGAGAGGAGCATTTGACCGGGACTGGCACTCTCACTTCACTGTCGCTCTGTCTGACCTGGGCCAGAATCCTGACTGTGCATTCTCTGAAGCATTTGGAGACTGA